In a single window of the Zonotrichia leucophrys gambelii isolate GWCS_2022_RI chromosome 2, RI_Zleu_2.0, whole genome shotgun sequence genome:
- the OSGIN2 gene encoding oxidative stress-induced growth inhibitor 2, giving the protein MPVWCCRCSLADHFRTYSGTETEGQLLNSFVQYFGDSLGRKIKRMPLIEETVLPGDSLLTLPVVIIGNGPSGICLSYLLSGYRPYLSPEAIHPNPILHTKLEEARHLSIVDQDLEYLSEGLEGRSSNPVAVLFDTLLHPDADFGYDYPPVLHWKLEQHHYIPHIVLGKGPPGGAWHSMEGSMLTISFGDWMELPGLSFKEWAASKRRNIKTDRVMPEEIACYYKHYVKVMGLQKNFRDNVYITSVSRLYREKDDEGRSHQNEDISTQHLEMEDGQKSLVKRNWEVRGYQRATDGSHVPFCLFAENVALATGTFDSPGRLQVEGEDFPFVLHSMSDFGAAISKGKLRGKADPVLIVGAGLTAADAVLCAYNNNIPVVHVFRRRVTDTSLIFKQLPKKLYPEYHKVYHMMCTQSHTVDSNQHSAYTSFPEHNVLSFKPEMKCVLQSASGLKKILKFSVALVLIGSHPNLFFLKDQGHSIGHHSNQPITCKGNPIEIDPYTYECTKEANLFALGPLVGDNFVRFLKGGALGIARCLAIRQKKKHELIESGDGGGEGVP; this is encoded by the exons AACTTACAGCGGCACTGAAACCGAAGGACAGCTTTTGAATTCCTTTGTTCAGTACTTTGGTGACAGCCTTGGGAGGAAGATTAAAAGAATGCCTTTAATTGAAGAAACTGTTCTGCCTGGGGACTCCCTTCTTACCCTGCCTGTAGTAATAAtag gaAATGGACCTTCAGGAATTTGCCTTTCTTACCTGCTCTCTGGATACAGGCCATATTTGTCTCCTGAGGCTATACACCCAAACCCCATTCTACATACAAAGTTAGAAGAAGCTCGACATCTTTCCATTGTTGACCAA GATCTGGAGTACCTGtcagaagggctggaaggacgCTCCTCAAACCCAGTTGCAGTGCTTTTTGATACCTTGCTTCACCCGGACGCTGACTTTGGCTATGACTACCCGCCTGTTCTGCACTGGAAGTTGGAACAGCATCATTACATTCCCCACATAGTGCTTGGAAAAGGACCACCTGGAGGGGCCTGGCAT TCCATGGAGGGCTCTATGCTAACCATCAGTTTTGGAGACTGGATGGAATTGCCTGGCCTCAGCTTTAAGGAGTGGGCAGCTAGCAAACGCAG aaatataaAGACTGATCGAGTAATGCCAGAGGAAATAGCTTGTTATTATAAACACTATGTTAAAGTCATGGGCCTCCAAAAGAATTTCAGAGACAATGTTTATATAACATCAGTGTCCAGGCTTTACCGAGAAAAGGATGATGAAGGTAGGAGTCACCAAAATGAAGATATTTCAACACAGCATTTGGAAATGGAAGATGGACAGAAATCACTTGTTAAGAGAAACTGGGAAGTCAGAGGTTATCAGCGAGCAACAGATGGCTCTCATGTGCCCTTCTGCCTCTTTGCTGAGAATGTGGCTCTTGCAACTGGAACCTTTGATTCTCCTGGCCGACTGCAAGTTGAAGGAGAAGACTTTCCTTTTGTCCTCCATTCCATGTCTGACTTCGGAGCCGCAATCAGCAAAGGAAAGTTACGTGGGAAGGCAGACCCTGTGTTGATTGTGGGTGCTGGACTAACAGCAGCTGATGCAGTGCTATGTGCCTATAACAACAACATCCCCGTAGTCCACGTGTTTCGTAGAAGAGTTACCGATACAAGCCTGATTTTCAAACAGTTACCTAAAAAGCTTTACCCTGAATACCATAAGGTCTATCACATGATGTGTACTCAGTCCCATACCGTGGACTCTAACCAACATTCTGCTTACACTAGTTTCCCTGAACACAATGTACTTTCCTTCAAGCCTGAGATGAAATGTGTTCTTCAGAGTGCCTCCGGactgaagaaaattttgaagttttctgTAGCCTTAGTTCTGATAGGTTCTCACccaaatcttttctttttaaaggacCAAGGACATAGCATAGGTCATCACTCTAATCAGCCCATCACCTGCAAGGGGAATCCCATAGAGATTGATCCGTACACTTACGAATGCACTAAAGAAGCCAACCTCTTTGCTTTAGGGCCTCTGGTGGGAGACAACTTTGTACGGTTTTTAAAAGGAGGTGCACTGGGCATTGCACGATGCTTGGCAATAAGACAGAAGAAGAAACATGAATTGATTGAAagtggggatggaggaggtgAGGGGGTACCATAA